From one Oncorhynchus clarkii lewisi isolate Uvic-CL-2024 chromosome 6, UVic_Ocla_1.0, whole genome shotgun sequence genomic stretch:
- the LOC139410821 gene encoding phospholipase A2, minor isoenzyme-like, translating into MHPKSLLLLLTAYAAHGSLQPQALWQFGRMITCTQPDVNPFMYNNYGCWCGLGGTGTPRDDLDRCCEVHDLCYRASRHLPECRPIIDVPYIKVYIFSCTNGQVSCSASNDVCQASVCECDRVAANCFAQSTYNPENNNLDPKTHCIT; encoded by the exons ATGCATCCAAAATCCCTCCTGTTGCTGCTGACCG CATACGCAGCCCATGGTTCACTGCAGCCCCAGGCTCTGTGGCAATTTGGCAGAATGATCACGTGCACCCAGCCTGATGTCAACCCCTTCATGTACAATAACTATGGCTGTTGGTGTGGCTTGGGGGGGACTGGGACCCCCAGGGATGACCTGGATAG GTGTTGTGAGGTCCACGACCTCTGCTACCGAGCGAGCAGGCATCTTCCAGAGTGCCGTCCCATCATTGACGTCCCTTACATCAAGGTGTACATATTCTCTTGCACGAATGGGCAGGTCTCCTGTTCAG CTTCCAACGATGTGTGCCAGGCCTCAGTGTGCGAATGTGACCGAGTCGCCGCCAACTGCTTCGCCCAGTCCACCTACAACCCTGAGAACAATAACCTGGACCCCAAAACCCACTGTATCACCTGA